In Plasmodium coatneyi strain Hackeri chromosome 5, complete sequence, a genomic segment contains:
- a CDS encoding Eukaryotic translation initiation factor 3 subunit M: MSVYIQLTHDLSGTVTAVTIGDWILGILKQKNIQEYEVFFKKFLNIYQKQDKDSESNNRSEIFSLLLSASDLVFETLVETKKNNKIKVIIDNKEIVKTYNEFYREVEEYFVILISILQLEFKTVEDLNNATNNFIMAIKNFNVFPELRLKILQLLYNSFSVNFSFRFPTFIAILQFSSQNNIFHFMLPYIKFIDEWIKEWNISSREKRQIYLIIAQELKKLKKYEESFKHLNKHVYYFQKEAPEVLNHPTTVNATIELIADAINLNNNIYFHQLLTLDAVQNLQNIEEHKPIFHLLNIFYQYSIHEFLAFKNNYGEELFTKYNIDLEVAENKIYLLSIISLFKDTKVQNIEHISEKLNISSLKIEKILVAAIGSGVIDAKIDQINKSVQMKTNILRHLDEAHWEILNAQINKYINNVQKILDITTSRSRPVQGK, encoded by the coding sequence ATGTCGGTGTACATCCAGCTGACGCACGACCTGTCAGGGACGGTGACGGCCGTGACGATCGGGGACTGGATCCTGGGAATCCTGAAGCAGAAAAACATCCAGGAGTACGAAGTGTTCTTTAAGAAGTTCCTGAACATTTACCAGAAGCAGGACAAGGACTCCGAAAGCAACAACCGATCGGAAATATTCTCCCTCCTCTTATCGGCCAGCGACTTGGTCTTCGAAACGTTAGtggagacaaaaaaaaataacaaaataaaggtcATAATAGATAACAAGGAAATTGTAAAAACGTATAATGAGTTCTACAGAGAGGTGGAAGAATACTTCGTCATCCTGATCTCCATTTTGCAGCTAGAATTTAAGACCGTCGAGGATCTGAACAATGCTACAAACAACTTTATCATGGCCATTAAGAATTTTAATGTATTCCCAGAATTGCGTTTAAAAATTCTGCAGCTTTTGTATAACTCCTTCAGTGTGAATTTCTCCTTCAGATTTCCAACCTTCATTGCTATATTACAGTTTTCCTcacaaaataatattttccactttatgCTCCCCTACATTAAATTCATCGATGAGTGGATTAAGGAGTGGAATATCAGCTCAAGAGAAAAGAGACAAATCTATCTGATTATCGCCCAAGAACtgaaaaagctaaaaaagTATGAGGAGTCCTTTAAACATTTAAATAAACACGTGTACTACTTTCAGAAGGAAGCACCTGAAGTACTGAACCATCCAACCACCGTCAATGCTACGATTGAACTCATTGCAGATGCTATTAACCTAAACAACAACATCTACTTCCACCAATTGCTAACCCTAGATGCTGTCCAGAATTTACAAAACATCGAAGAACATAAACCCATTTTCCACCTACTAAACATATTTTACCAATACAGCATCCATGAATTTCTGGCCTTTAAAAATAACTACGGGGAGGAATTATTCACCAAGTACAACATCGACCTTGAAGttgcagaaaataaaatttacctTCTCTCcattatttccctttttaaagacACCAAAGTGCAAAACATTGAGCACATCTCAGAAAAACTCAATATCAGTTCCTTGAAAATTGAGAAAATTCTTGTGGCTGCTATTGGAAGTGGAGTTATCGATGCCAAGATCGACCAGATAAATAAAAGCGTCCAAATGAAGACCAACATTTTAAGGCACCTTGACGAGGCCCACTGGGAAATCCTAAACGCGCAAATAAacaagtatataaataatgtgCAGAAAATCCTGGACATTACCACGTCGCGCTCCAGACCCGTGCAGGGAAAGTAG